In Porphyromonas cangingivalis, a genomic segment contains:
- a CDS encoding WD40 repeat domain-containing protein has translation MKKNSIVPRIVVILMSTALCMALGTIGAEAQKKKSVTHQEIKRTTTPKLRLLKHHKSEGDVDLVALNKSGSVVAAYFGQDYKTERRVKKLVLWDTSKLVPTAEYKITCRDICFGEDEHTLLIVDPYGIKEMDIRTGKVTLVLEGEFHKAAYNPLDNNIIFYSDEIDAYYYNRTTGTSEHLHTVTKGAGVFPFRHYRFTENHLQIMMCRNYTLQIDLRDYTTRKMYFSEDENCRVGMAISPDEKWLLNEGSFCHYRFYKHSDYLDQGEEAHPQGEFATDNINFETVIFLEGDYMLWGTINGRSVEIWDMKTFKKVSSFAQRGKLSYVNSIAYHPEKRLIVVGSLYGILCFFSY, from the coding sequence ATGAAAAAGAACAGTATAGTACCACGGATCGTAGTGATCTTGATGAGCACAGCCCTATGCATGGCTTTGGGAACAATCGGTGCAGAAGCCCAAAAGAAAAAGTCTGTCACACACCAAGAGATCAAAAGGACGACAACGCCGAAGCTACGCCTGCTGAAGCATCACAAGTCCGAGGGGGATGTCGACCTTGTCGCCCTGAACAAATCGGGCAGTGTGGTGGCAGCCTACTTCGGACAGGACTACAAGACAGAGCGTAGGGTCAAGAAACTTGTCTTGTGGGACACGTCCAAGTTAGTCCCGACAGCCGAATACAAGATCACTTGCCGTGATATATGCTTCGGAGAGGACGAACACACACTGCTGATCGTAGATCCCTATGGCATCAAGGAGATGGACATCAGGACGGGAAAGGTCACACTTGTCTTGGAGGGTGAGTTCCATAAGGCAGCATATAACCCATTGGACAACAACATCATCTTCTACTCGGACGAGATCGATGCGTACTACTACAACCGTACAACAGGCACTTCCGAACATCTGCACACGGTCACCAAGGGTGCCGGAGTATTCCCCTTCCGCCACTACCGCTTCACCGAAAATCACTTGCAGATCATGATGTGTCGCAACTATACGCTTCAGATAGACCTCAGAGACTACACAACCAGAAAGATGTACTTCTCCGAGGATGAAAACTGTCGTGTGGGGATGGCTATAAGTCCTGATGAGAAGTGGCTCTTGAACGAAGGATCGTTCTGCCACTACCGATTCTATAAGCATAGCGACTACCTGGATCAGGGTGAGGAGGCACACCCTCAAGGTGAATTTGCGACGGACAACATCAACTTTGAGACGGTCATTTTTTTGGAGGGTGACTATATGCTCTGGGGGACGATCAATGGCCGCTCGGTGGAGATATGGGACATGAAGACCTTCAAGAAAGTAAGCTCCTTCGCCCAAAGAGGAAAACTCAGCTATGTCAACAGCATTGCCTATCATCCCGAGAAAAGGTTGATCGTCGTAGGCTCTCTCTACGGAATCCTTTGCTTCTTCAGCTACTAA
- the aroC gene encoding chorismate synthase, giving the protein MNTFGRIFRLTTFGESHGTAIGGVIDGCPPGIEIDMDSIAQAIERRKGKGGITTARSESDIPHFVSGLFEGKTTGTPIAFVIQNKTQESKDYDHLKEVFRPSHADYTYAMKYGVRDHRGGGRASARETVVRVVAGEIAAQILRKEGIEIVAYTARVGEKSLPTMYYDDVRRTDLLGRMVGCPDAEMDGEMYTYLSDVRAAGNTVGGIVGVSITGVPAGVGSPLYEKLEARLASAMMSIGASKGVEIGDGFAMAEMKGSDANDQMRAEGSSVRATTNHSGGIQGGISNGEEIRLRVAFKPIASIALAQKTVNTEGKDVDLSISGRHDASVFPRVLPVVEAMASLVILDELLCQRLYS; this is encoded by the coding sequence ATGAATACATTCGGACGTATATTTAGGCTCACGACTTTCGGAGAGTCGCATGGGACTGCCATCGGTGGGGTCATCGATGGATGCCCTCCCGGGATAGAGATAGATATGGACAGTATAGCCCAAGCCATCGAACGTCGCAAGGGCAAGGGGGGCATCACCACGGCAAGGTCGGAGAGCGACATCCCTCACTTTGTCTCGGGGCTCTTCGAGGGCAAGACGACGGGGACTCCGATAGCATTTGTCATCCAAAACAAGACCCAGGAGTCGAAGGACTATGATCACCTCAAGGAGGTCTTCCGCCCTTCTCATGCCGATTATACTTATGCCATGAAGTATGGTGTGCGTGACCACAGAGGGGGTGGCAGGGCTTCGGCTCGTGAGACCGTGGTGCGTGTCGTGGCGGGCGAGATTGCAGCTCAGATCCTTCGAAAAGAGGGGATAGAGATCGTGGCTTATACCGCAAGGGTTGGTGAAAAGTCTCTGCCAACGATGTATTACGATGATGTCAGGCGTACAGACCTCTTAGGGCGCATGGTGGGTTGTCCCGATGCTGAGATGGATGGAGAGATGTACACTTACCTCTCGGATGTACGTGCGGCAGGTAACACGGTAGGTGGTATCGTAGGTGTGAGCATAACAGGAGTGCCTGCAGGTGTGGGCTCTCCGCTCTATGAGAAGCTCGAAGCACGCCTGGCCTCTGCCATGATGAGCATAGGGGCATCCAAGGGCGTGGAGATAGGAGATGGCTTTGCGATGGCGGAGATGAAAGGAAGTGATGCGAATGATCAGATGAGAGCGGAAGGTAGTTCGGTACGAGCCACGACGAATCATTCGGGAGGCATACAAGGTGGGATCTCCAACGGTGAAGAGATCCGTCTGAGGGTGGCATTCAAGCCCATTGCCTCGATAGCCCTGGCTCAGAAAACAGTAAACACGGAGGGTAAAGATGTCGACCTAAGCATATCGGGGCGTCACGATGCAAGTGTCTTCCCCCGTGTGCTACCGGTAGTCGAAGCGATGGCTTCGCTTGTCATCCTTGACGAACTGCTCTGCCAACGACTTTATTCGTAG
- a CDS encoding porin family protein: MKKILLLMMTVVAMSLTTTAYSQIRFGVKGGANFSSIPLNGTEIKSTQMTSYHAGVMAELEVPILPLSIEADLLLSQRGSLFEDGKGSEIFKSNHIDIPIYAKLWFFDFSAARFFVQAGPSFSYRLNSNVGDIVKSFDNLSELDAKRFGIGLNLGLGVELLKYFQLSAQYSAALGNEYEYKGVVAAANDFKKTKEKLFSVSLGIVF, translated from the coding sequence ATGAAGAAAATTTTACTACTTATGATGACGGTCGTGGCTATGTCTCTCACGACCACAGCTTACTCTCAGATCAGATTCGGTGTCAAGGGTGGTGCGAACTTCAGCAGTATCCCTCTGAATGGGACAGAAATCAAAAGCACTCAAATGACTTCGTATCACGCCGGTGTGATGGCCGAACTCGAAGTGCCCATCCTGCCTTTGTCGATCGAAGCCGATCTGCTACTCTCTCAGAGAGGTAGCTTGTTCGAGGATGGCAAGGGCTCAGAGATATTCAAGAGCAACCACATCGACATACCGATCTATGCGAAGTTGTGGTTCTTCGACTTCTCTGCTGCGAGATTTTTTGTACAAGCAGGTCCTTCTTTCTCATACCGTCTCAACAGCAATGTCGGAGACATCGTAAAGTCATTCGATAATCTCTCCGAACTCGATGCAAAGAGGTTCGGTATCGGGCTCAACCTCGGTCTCGGTGTGGAACTCCTGAAGTACTTCCAACTCTCAGCACAGTACTCTGCTGCTCTGGGTAACGAATATGAATACAAAGGTGTCGTGGCTGCTGCAAACGACTTCAAAAAGACAAAGGAAAAATTGTTTAGCGTGTCTTTAGGGATCGTCTTCTAA
- a CDS encoding aminopeptidase C — translation MKKILSIGLLASVLSLNGFAQEPAKNTESYEFTPVKELKITSIKNQGRSGTCWSFSGLGFWEIEAFRNIGMEVDLSPMFVVSHSYKDKARKFIRMHGFLNYAQGGSFYDVLYVLKHYGIVPMSEMSGLNYGTDKHVHNEIEAVSKGFVEALKKEMEESKSLSPVWTKAFDGIIDTYLGKAPESFTFNGKKYTPMTFAKSLGLNPDDYVSLTSYTHHPFYKSFVLEIPDNWRMSSSYNLPIDELMQVFDHAINNNYGIAWGGDVSETGFTRNGIGVLIDVKAASTRGSDQERWVGKADNKNNAMSIAQMVSRPNIPEINPTQEFRQEGFDNLSLTDDHGMVVYGIAKDQFGKKFYMIKNSWGETGAYKGIWYMSENFAKGKTMNIVVHKNAIPKEIRKKLGF, via the coding sequence ATGAAGAAAATCCTTTCCATTGGACTTTTGGCAAGCGTACTCAGCCTAAATGGTTTTGCGCAAGAGCCAGCAAAGAACACAGAGTCTTATGAGTTTACACCTGTGAAAGAACTTAAGATCACGTCGATCAAGAATCAAGGCAGATCTGGTACATGCTGGTCATTCTCAGGACTTGGTTTTTGGGAGATCGAAGCATTCCGCAACATTGGTATGGAGGTAGACCTTTCACCAATGTTTGTGGTCAGCCACTCATACAAAGATAAAGCACGTAAGTTCATCCGCATGCACGGCTTCCTCAACTATGCTCAAGGCGGTTCATTCTACGATGTCCTCTATGTCCTCAAGCACTATGGTATCGTACCAATGAGTGAGATGTCAGGTCTCAACTATGGTACTGACAAGCACGTTCACAATGAGATCGAAGCTGTCTCCAAGGGCTTCGTCGAAGCTCTGAAGAAAGAGATGGAGGAAAGCAAATCTCTCAGCCCTGTATGGACAAAAGCTTTTGATGGCATCATTGATACTTACCTCGGTAAGGCTCCAGAGTCATTCACATTCAATGGTAAGAAGTACACTCCCATGACATTCGCAAAGAGCCTTGGTCTCAACCCTGACGACTATGTCTCTCTTACTTCTTACACACACCATCCATTCTACAAGTCATTCGTGCTTGAGATTCCTGACAACTGGCGTATGAGCTCTTCTTATAACCTTCCTATCGATGAGTTGATGCAAGTTTTCGACCACGCCATCAACAACAACTACGGTATCGCGTGGGGTGGTGATGTCAGTGAAACAGGCTTTACTCGCAATGGTATCGGTGTCCTCATCGATGTAAAGGCTGCTTCTACTCGTGGCTCTGACCAAGAAAGATGGGTAGGCAAGGCAGACAACAAGAACAACGCTATGTCTATTGCACAGATGGTGTCTCGTCCAAACATTCCGGAGATCAACCCTACACAGGAGTTCCGCCAAGAAGGGTTCGACAATCTCTCTCTCACTGACGACCATGGTATGGTTGTTTACGGTATCGCTAAGGACCAGTTTGGCAAGAAATTCTACATGATCAAGAACTCTTGGGGTGAAACAGGTGCTTACAAGGGGATCTGGTACATGTCTGAAAACTTCGCAAAGGGTAAGACCATGAACATCGTCGTTCACAAGAACGCTATCCCTAAGGAAATCCGCAAGAAGCTCGGCTTCTAA
- the dnaX gene encoding DNA polymerase III subunit gamma/tau, whose amino-acid sequence MSTHQVSALKFRPATFATVVGQSALTTTLKHAIQQDKLAHAYLFCGPRGVGKTTCARIFAKTINCTNRTADGEPCNECESCVSFNEQRSYNILEMDAASNNSVDDMRELIEKVRIAPLGGKYRVYIIDEVHMLSTAAFNAFLKTLEEPPAHALFILATTDKHKVLPTIISRCQVFDFSRISVADITGQLRHVAQSENIAFEEEALQMIAVHADGGMRDALSIFDQIAGFGRGSISYKGVLENLNLLDEADYFEMLAYILMGNHTKLLLLVNRIIGRGFEPGRITSGFADFLRNVLLAQDPATFPLIQTAESILVRYQKAGAACKPALIWRCLKLASAFESDYKYCSSQRLALEVTLLSMCELSTSSELNGPTSVAPPAATMAPSVATPTTTASSTESVAPTQPTTVGTLSVKVGNPSQNTPKKTDTTRVKERLSFSLKGSGESKANQETQVKREKPFTQDELQDAWRVFTASLTTQMLLKQTMRDCLPRLLDDGTIEVPVISPQHAQHLHNIEDELMTFLADRLENDMLQMQIKLSNERTQGERIPIRTDEKMEYFAKKSEWFDKFVNDLGLHPRM is encoded by the coding sequence ATGAGTACACATCAAGTATCAGCACTGAAGTTCAGACCCGCGACGTTCGCAACGGTAGTCGGGCAAAGTGCACTCACCACCACTCTCAAACACGCAATACAGCAGGATAAGTTGGCTCACGCCTATCTCTTCTGTGGCCCCCGTGGAGTGGGTAAGACGACATGTGCTCGTATCTTCGCAAAGACCATCAACTGCACCAATCGTACTGCCGACGGCGAGCCATGCAACGAGTGTGAGAGTTGCGTAAGCTTCAACGAACAGAGATCGTACAACATCCTTGAGATGGATGCTGCATCGAATAATTCTGTCGATGATATGCGCGAGCTCATCGAGAAGGTACGTATAGCTCCACTTGGAGGGAAGTATCGTGTCTATATCATCGACGAGGTGCATATGCTCTCGACAGCGGCATTCAATGCCTTCCTCAAGACGCTCGAAGAGCCACCTGCTCATGCTCTTTTCATCCTTGCTACGACGGACAAGCACAAGGTGCTCCCCACGATCATATCGAGGTGTCAGGTGTTCGATTTCTCTCGTATATCGGTAGCGGACATCACGGGGCAGTTGCGTCATGTTGCTCAGAGCGAAAATATAGCTTTCGAAGAGGAAGCTCTCCAGATGATAGCCGTACATGCCGATGGTGGGATGCGTGATGCTTTGAGTATCTTCGATCAGATTGCAGGATTTGGTCGTGGCTCGATCTCTTATAAGGGAGTACTCGAAAATCTCAATCTTCTCGACGAGGCGGATTACTTCGAAATGCTTGCTTACATCCTCATGGGCAATCATACCAAGCTCCTGCTCCTCGTCAATCGTATCATCGGACGAGGTTTCGAGCCGGGGCGTATCACTTCGGGGTTTGCGGACTTCCTTCGTAATGTCCTTCTTGCTCAAGACCCAGCCACATTTCCTCTTATACAGACGGCCGAGAGCATTCTTGTGCGTTATCAGAAGGCCGGAGCTGCGTGTAAGCCCGCGTTGATCTGGAGGTGTCTCAAGTTGGCTTCGGCATTTGAATCCGACTACAAGTATTGTTCATCTCAGAGGTTGGCACTTGAAGTGACACTGCTTTCGATGTGCGAGTTGTCTACATCGTCCGAACTCAATGGCCCTACATCTGTCGCACCTCCGGCAGCAACGATGGCTCCTTCGGTTGCCACACCGACAACTACTGCCTCCTCTACTGAGAGTGTAGCACCTACTCAACCGACAACTGTCGGTACGTTGTCCGTGAAGGTCGGCAACCCTTCACAGAACACCCCAAAGAAGACCGACACGACCAGAGTAAAGGAGCGACTCAGCTTCTCACTCAAAGGAAGTGGAGAGTCTAAGGCCAACCAAGAGACCCAAGTCAAGAGAGAGAAGCCCTTTACCCAAGACGAACTTCAAGATGCGTGGAGGGTGTTTACTGCGAGCCTGACCACACAGATGCTCCTCAAGCAGACGATGCGCGACTGTCTGCCTCGTCTCCTTGACGACGGTACTATCGAAGTCCCCGTCATCAGCCCACAGCATGCCCAACACTTGCATAATATCGAGGACGAACTCATGACTTTCCTTGCTGATCGCTTGGAGAACGATATGCTACAGATGCAGATCAAGCTATCCAACGAACGCACCCAAGGCGAACGCATACCCATCCGTACAGATGAGAAGATGGAGTATTTCGCCAAGAAGTCGGAGTGGTTCGACAAGTTTGTCAACGACCTCGGGCTCCATCCACGTATGTAA
- the cdd gene encoding cytidine deaminase — protein MDKDIIIPITVKTDQELTSQEKLLIDKALEIAKGAYAPYSNFSVGAAVLLDNGEIITGSNQENAAYPSGTCAERTAIFYANAQYPNVPVVAIAIIAMTGGKVVESISPCGSCRQVLAEVSTRYRRPYTVIMGGREKHIIMKDNRLLLPLTFDADVLNDR, from the coding sequence ATGGATAAAGACATCATCATCCCCATTACGGTTAAGACTGATCAAGAGCTTACCTCTCAAGAGAAGCTCCTTATCGATAAGGCGTTGGAGATAGCCAAGGGGGCTTATGCGCCGTACTCGAACTTCTCCGTCGGTGCAGCTGTACTTCTTGACAATGGTGAAATCATCACCGGGTCAAATCAGGAGAATGCCGCATACCCATCCGGGACTTGTGCCGAGCGTACTGCTATATTTTATGCCAATGCCCAGTATCCGAATGTGCCCGTGGTGGCCATAGCCATCATTGCCATGACGGGCGGTAAGGTCGTCGAGTCAATCTCCCCTTGTGGCTCTTGCCGACAGGTGCTGGCCGAAGTGTCGACACGTTACCGTAGACCATACACCGTCATCATGGGTGGTCGAGAGAAGCACATCATCATGAAGGACAACAGGCTTCTCCTTCCGCTCACCTTTGATGCAGATGTCTTGAACGACAGATAA
- the rpsU gene encoding 30S ribosomal protein S21, translating to MIIVPLKEGENIERALKRFKRKFERTGTLRELRSRQAFVKPSVVNRKKMEKARYVQQLRAQED from the coding sequence ATGATTATCGTTCCATTGAAGGAGGGCGAAAACATCGAAAGAGCCCTAAAGAGATTTAAGAGAAAATTCGAAAGAACCGGTACTCTTCGTGAACTTAGAAGCCGTCAAGCGTTCGTGAAGCCTTCTGTCGTCAACAGAAAGAAGATGGAAAAGGCTAGATACGTACAACAGCTTCGCGCTCAAGAAGATTAA
- the yihA gene encoding ribosome biogenesis GTP-binding protein YihA/YsxC yields MEIKTAEFVISNSEIDKCPKDGRSEYAFIGRSNVGKSSLINMLTRKKGLAKTSQQPGKTQLINHFLINDNFYIVDLPGYGYARTSKEKREEFKSIIYTYIYERPQLTNLFILIDIRHEPLKIDIEFINNMGVRGIPFAIVFTKADKLSKGAAATSIERYKTRLLEEWDELPPMFVTSSENSTGRDELLGYIDAIEQEIK; encoded by the coding sequence ATGGAAATCAAGACTGCCGAATTTGTGATCAGCAACTCAGAGATAGACAAGTGCCCGAAAGACGGACGCTCGGAATACGCTTTCATCGGACGATCCAACGTGGGCAAATCCTCACTCATCAACATGCTTACCCGCAAGAAAGGGCTGGCAAAAACCTCCCAACAGCCGGGTAAAACTCAGCTCATCAATCACTTCCTCATCAACGATAACTTCTACATCGTCGACCTTCCCGGCTATGGCTATGCCCGTACCTCGAAAGAAAAGCGTGAGGAATTCAAGAGCATCATTTACACGTACATCTATGAGCGTCCACAGCTGACCAATCTATTCATCCTCATCGACATACGACACGAACCCCTGAAGATCGACATCGAGTTCATCAACAACATGGGGGTACGTGGCATCCCCTTCGCCATCGTCTTCACCAAGGCAGACAAACTCAGCAAAGGAGCAGCCGCAACCAGTATCGAACGCTATAAGACTCGCCTGCTCGAAGAGTGGGATGAGCTCCCACCGATGTTTGTCACCTCATCCGAAAACAGCACCGGCCGTGACGAGCTCCTCGGCTACATCGACGCTATAGAGCAGGAGATCAAGTAA
- a CDS encoding DUF6078 family protein, which yields MKTNFDPKYLTKSVTHCLKATCSLAESCLHNLVHRHLPPQSSYVCYDPRLQSDGETCRTYLSNRIIRMAKGFRTGIQRVPQKDAKKARQTIRYEMDWGVSTYYEYRSGKRALSPEQQVVISDILHRYGIEGEFFDAYIEVYPSE from the coding sequence ATGAAAACAAACTTCGACCCCAAGTATCTGACCAAGTCCGTGACTCACTGCCTGAAAGCCACCTGCTCCCTTGCCGAGAGCTGCCTGCACAACCTTGTACACCGACACCTGCCCCCTCAGAGTTCTTACGTATGCTATGACCCTCGCCTGCAGTCGGACGGAGAGACTTGCCGGACCTATCTCTCAAACAGGATCATCCGTATGGCCAAGGGGTTTAGGACAGGTATCCAACGTGTACCCCAAAAGGATGCCAAAAAGGCTCGACAGACTATTCGATACGAAATGGACTGGGGTGTGAGCACCTACTATGAGTATCGCTCGGGCAAGAGAGCCCTTTCGCCCGAACAGCAAGTCGTCATCTCCGACATCCTCCACCGATACGGCATCGAAGGCGAATTCTTTGACGCTTATATAGAGGTCTATCCTTCAGAGTGA
- a CDS encoding protease inhibitor I9 family protein, producing the protein MQKIHPSLESEIRANSKAQWQVLIILKEGVSAETVGIRPSKQLSESIISATLTSEDILALAKKPEIIAIEPDEEVHAL; encoded by the coding sequence ATGCAGAAAATACACCCCTCACTTGAGTCCGAAATTCGCGCCAACTCCAAAGCGCAGTGGCAGGTTTTGATTATCCTGAAGGAAGGAGTCTCCGCAGAAACAGTGGGTATCCGCCCATCGAAACAACTCTCGGAGAGCATTATTTCTGCCACATTGACTTCCGAAGATATATTGGCACTGGCCAAGAAGCCTGAAATTATTGCGATAGAACCGGACGAAGAAGTCCATGCTTTGTAA
- a CDS encoding S8 family peptidase produces MEKKKTYLVTYTDGNIVAEKAIEVLGVAKTRYKDGVALMETEAEPAANDVLHFENLGVTRLSLSAEEAKKIAEKTEVLAVEEDCEVFPLYDSYTEDDLEGLEEIDENSLEDEDFDEDFLLEELLPEAKRSNRRKYKPGKHPLHHRPFISPQKNLIMRRVLRDVYRSLLRNIPNKFRREETVYQEIPWNISLVQAPSAWRRKIDGRGVKVAVLDTGIANHVDLTVCGGASFVPDVSSYDDDHGHGTHCAGIIAARNNGYGVVGVAPKAMLYAVKVLPKEGSGLISYVIAGLEWCIRHKMNVASMSLGNPRKPIVAMATIIKRCQDSGITVVASAGNSYGRHFPWVGTPANSFMQGESNASPIAVGAVDRNGVIAPFSSRGSCVNESNPVTCVAPGVSVESTCLNNSYTKMSGTSMACPHVSGLAALIIQRYPSITPAQVKRLITRTAIDLGDTSNDSTFGFGLINCDEATR; encoded by the coding sequence ATGGAAAAAAAGAAAACCTATCTAGTAACCTACACTGATGGAAACATTGTAGCGGAGAAAGCAATTGAAGTGCTAGGAGTCGCAAAGACACGTTACAAAGACGGGGTCGCACTCATGGAGACCGAAGCAGAGCCTGCGGCAAATGATGTCCTACACTTCGAAAATCTGGGCGTCACAAGACTTTCTCTATCAGCTGAGGAGGCCAAGAAGATTGCTGAGAAGACCGAAGTTTTGGCTGTTGAGGAAGATTGCGAAGTCTTTCCTCTATACGACAGCTATACAGAAGATGACTTGGAAGGGCTTGAAGAAATCGACGAAAACTCTCTTGAAGATGAAGATTTTGACGAGGACTTCCTTCTTGAGGAATTGTTGCCCGAAGCTAAGCGCTCTAATCGTAGAAAATACAAACCCGGCAAGCATCCTCTCCATCATAGACCATTCATCTCTCCACAAAAGAACCTTATAATGAGACGTGTGTTGCGGGATGTATACAGATCACTTCTCAGAAACATTCCGAATAAATTCAGGCGGGAGGAAACGGTGTACCAAGAGATCCCATGGAATATTTCGTTGGTGCAAGCACCATCTGCTTGGCGACGCAAGATCGATGGAAGAGGTGTCAAAGTTGCAGTTTTGGATACAGGTATTGCCAATCACGTTGATTTGACCGTCTGTGGCGGAGCTTCTTTTGTTCCTGACGTGTCCAGTTATGATGATGATCATGGACATGGTACACACTGTGCAGGTATCATCGCTGCCAGGAATAATGGCTATGGAGTGGTGGGAGTTGCTCCCAAGGCGATGCTTTACGCTGTAAAAGTATTACCTAAGGAGGGGTCTGGGCTTATTAGCTATGTCATCGCAGGATTAGAATGGTGTATTCGCCATAAGATGAATGTTGCAAGCATGAGTCTTGGGAATCCCCGCAAGCCTATAGTGGCGATGGCTACGATCATCAAGAGATGCCAAGACAGCGGAATAACGGTAGTTGCTTCTGCAGGAAACTCTTATGGACGTCACTTCCCTTGGGTCGGAACTCCGGCCAACTCTTTCATGCAAGGTGAATCCAATGCCAGCCCTATAGCTGTCGGTGCTGTGGATCGCAATGGTGTCATTGCGCCCTTCTCTTCAAGGGGTTCATGCGTAAATGAATCTAATCCTGTGACATGTGTTGCTCCGGGAGTCTCAGTAGAGTCTACCTGCTTGAATAATTCTTATACGAAGATGTCCGGTACAAGTATGGCTTGTCCGCACGTTTCAGGTTTGGCAGCCCTCATCATCCAGAGGTATCCGAGCATCACACCTGCTCAGGTCAAAAGGTTGATCACCCGAACTGCCATTGACTTGGGAGACACCAGCAACGATAGTACTTTTGGATTCGGCTTGATCAATTGTGATGAAGCTACACGTTGA
- a CDS encoding YqaA family protein has protein sequence MEILIEYGYIGVFIAAFLAATILPFSSEVVLSGVLLTGASYTLCITAATLGNWLGGMTCYWLGLLGKKEWIIKYLKLKEEKLDRVTRWLQKKGSWMAFFVFLPGIGDFFAVALGLLRANVWAVAGFMLAGKLFRYLIWVKAVDWIISLF, from the coding sequence ATGGAAATCCTCATCGAATACGGATACATCGGCGTCTTCATAGCCGCCTTTCTTGCCGCCACGATACTCCCCTTCAGTTCGGAAGTGGTCCTCTCCGGAGTCCTTCTCACCGGGGCAAGTTACACCCTCTGCATCACTGCTGCCACGCTTGGCAATTGGCTTGGTGGGATGACCTGCTACTGGCTTGGACTCTTGGGTAAGAAAGAATGGATCATCAAGTATCTCAAACTCAAAGAGGAAAAACTCGACCGCGTCACCCGATGGTTGCAGAAGAAAGGGTCTTGGATGGCTTTCTTCGTCTTCCTGCCCGGTATCGGAGACTTCTTCGCTGTTGCCCTTGGTCTCCTCCGTGCCAATGTATGGGCCGTCGCAGGCTTCATGCTCGCCGGCAAGCTCTTCCGCTATCTCATCTGGGTCAAGGCAGTGGACTGGATCATCTCCCTCTTCTGA